A genomic stretch from Desulfurellaceae bacterium includes:
- a CDS encoding HugZ family protein, whose translation MPQASKPEPISKGGDDDPGKRSSPTVGSQHARTDSSAPSVPEPSFAEQVRTLLHLGRTGTLSSMSRKHPGWPFGSVMPYALDDHGRPVFLISVMAMHTQNLKTDPRASLLVSQPGWTGDPLAGARATLMGEVTALPETDLETARAGYLARYENARAWVDFDDFGFYRMDVSDVYYVGGFGAMGWVAAADYTKAEWDPLAEVAAGIIEHMNADHADALRLYCRAYRDIEADSAEMIGIDRLGFRLRVRSGERLRGLRLAFPHEVRSSQEARKVLVAMVQEARHKLAAQTP comes from the coding sequence ATGCCGCAAGCGTCCAAGCCAGAACCGATCAGCAAGGGAGGTGATGACGACCCTGGGAAGAGATCATCACCCACCGTGGGCAGCCAACACGCCCGAACGGACTCGTCAGCCCCGAGCGTTCCCGAACCGTCCTTTGCCGAGCAGGTGCGGACCCTGCTGCACCTGGGCCGGACGGGCACCTTATCCAGCATGTCCCGCAAACATCCCGGCTGGCCGTTTGGGTCGGTCATGCCGTATGCCCTCGATGACCACGGACGGCCGGTGTTTTTGATCAGCGTGATGGCGATGCACACCCAAAACCTCAAGACCGACCCGCGCGCCAGCCTGCTGGTCAGCCAACCCGGCTGGACCGGCGATCCGCTGGCCGGCGCACGGGCAACGCTGATGGGCGAGGTCACAGCCTTGCCCGAGACGGACCTGGAAACGGCCAGAGCGGGCTATCTGGCGCGCTATGAAAACGCGCGCGCCTGGGTCGATTTTGACGATTTCGGCTTCTACCGCATGGACGTGAGCGACGTGTACTATGTCGGCGGCTTTGGCGCTATGGGCTGGGTCGCCGCTGCGGATTACACCAAGGCCGAGTGGGATCCCTTGGCCGAGGTGGCGGCCGGGATTATCGAGCATATGAACGCAGATCACGCCGATGCCCTGCGGCTGTACTGCCGGGCCTACCGCGATATCGAAGCCGACTCAGCCGAGATGATCGGCATCGACCGTTTGGGATTTCGGCTGCGGGTGCGCAGCGGCGAACGGCTGCGCGGGCTGCGGCTGGCCTTTCCCCACGAGGTCCGCAGCAGTCAGGAGGCGAGAAAGGTGCTGGTGGCCATGGTCCAGGAAGCACGCCACAAGCTCGCCGCACAGACCCCCTGA